A region from the Devosia lucknowensis genome encodes:
- a CDS encoding response regulator transcription factor yields MLGFAEDYLGRVRSAKNDNDIIVLLGRLAHELGYRSGYLIEYANALNDAVSVLDSSHAREGWWDRYVSSGLRQSTKSLQDILRQGEVHYLGKDRFSGPRDPLLHFMERVDMVDAAVVPISYETESAGIIALCGGKVLSRSEESALQLVCYSLFSRARSLRINGIKTASATLTPREQEVMLLSSEGLTSQEIAERLGMSARTVNQHLDNVSDKLGTRNRVHSVAQAIRLKMLQ; encoded by the coding sequence ATGCTGGGATTTGCCGAAGACTATCTAGGCCGCGTCCGTTCGGCCAAAAACGATAACGATATCATAGTCCTACTTGGGCGGCTGGCGCACGAGCTCGGCTATCGAAGCGGCTACTTGATCGAATACGCCAATGCCCTCAACGACGCCGTTTCCGTGCTCGACTCCAGTCATGCGCGTGAGGGCTGGTGGGACCGCTACGTTTCCAGCGGCCTGAGGCAGAGCACGAAGTCGCTGCAAGACATCTTGCGGCAAGGCGAGGTGCACTATCTGGGAAAGGACCGGTTTTCCGGGCCGCGCGATCCACTGCTTCATTTCATGGAGCGTGTCGATATGGTCGATGCGGCAGTCGTTCCGATCTCATATGAAACCGAATCGGCCGGCATTATCGCTCTCTGCGGCGGCAAGGTACTGTCGCGAAGCGAGGAGAGTGCACTGCAGCTCGTGTGCTACAGCCTGTTTTCGCGCGCCCGATCGCTGCGGATCAACGGCATCAAGACAGCCTCGGCGACGCTGACCCCGCGGGAACAGGAAGTTATGCTCCTATCCTCCGAGGGCCTGACATCGCAGGAGATCGCCGAACGGCTGGGCATGTCTGCCCGCACCGTAAATCAGCACCTCGACAACGTTTCGGACAAGCTGGGCACCCGAAATCGGGTGCACAGCGTCGCCCAGGCCATTCGCCTCAAAATGCTCCAATAG
- a CDS encoding DUF3618 domain-containing protein, which translates to MAYDSDNKSSAELQREIEQQRTRVESTIDQIQEKLSPGQLVDELLAYTKGGGGEFVASLQRNVTANPLPVALLGVSLAWLMAKPASATTADRDEASTIRSDRHWDDSINRRRGYQATTSADVDEYEDYPVTVISGTSLQRLGNSADERGDTYSEFTDDAGKKFRARSDKSGNRAGHFIDEAGNRFKGFTNDAGEQIEHFRDEAGNLLGEASGWASHTWQKAREKMHDARDAVQSQASSGKAKAGHASDALQGQMEHLNQTILNQFRDQPLVGGALAFALGAALGSTLPHTPQEDALVGEASDVLKGKVVETASELYDQGKDKAADLYSTATEKVGEVYQQAKDGVAAAAEPSGPARSDSSST; encoded by the coding sequence GATCGACCAGATCCAGGAAAAGCTTTCGCCGGGGCAACTCGTCGATGAGCTGCTCGCTTACACCAAGGGCGGCGGGGGCGAGTTCGTCGCCAGCCTCCAACGCAATGTCACCGCCAATCCGCTGCCAGTGGCATTGCTGGGCGTCAGTCTTGCCTGGCTGATGGCCAAGCCTGCCTCAGCGACGACCGCCGACAGGGACGAGGCAAGCACCATCCGCAGCGATCGCCACTGGGATGACAGCATCAATCGCCGGCGCGGCTACCAGGCCACCACAAGCGCCGATGTGGACGAATACGAGGACTATCCGGTGACGGTCATCAGCGGGACCAGCCTGCAGCGGCTGGGAAACTCGGCCGATGAACGCGGCGATACCTATAGCGAATTCACCGACGATGCCGGCAAGAAGTTTCGGGCCCGCTCGGACAAGAGCGGCAATCGCGCCGGTCATTTCATCGACGAGGCCGGCAACCGCTTCAAGGGCTTCACCAACGACGCCGGTGAACAGATCGAGCATTTCCGCGATGAAGCCGGCAACCTGCTCGGGGAGGCCTCTGGCTGGGCCTCCCATACCTGGCAGAAGGCCCGGGAGAAGATGCACGATGCCCGCGATGCTGTGCAGTCGCAGGCCAGCTCGGGCAAAGCGAAAGCCGGCCATGCAAGCGATGCTCTGCAAGGGCAGATGGAACATCTCAACCAGACAATTCTCAACCAGTTCCGTGACCAACCGCTGGTAGGTGGTGCCTTGGCCTTTGCACTCGGCGCAGCTTTGGGTTCGACCCTGCCGCATACGCCACAGGAAGATGCCCTGGTGGGTGAGGCCTCCGACGTCCTCAAGGGCAAGGTCGTTGAGACCGCCTCCGAGCTCTATGACCAGGGCAAGGACAAAGCCGCCGACCTCTATTCGACGGCAACCGAAAAAGTTGGCGAGGTCTATCAGCAGGCCAAGGATGGCGTTGCGGCTGCTGCCGAACCGTCCGGCCCGGCCCGTTCCGACAGTTCCAGTACCTAA
- a CDS encoding helix-turn-helix transcriptional regulator → MLPFVDVILQRLPETESDAELEILLGDLAEQLGYRSAYLLDFPADATRPIRLWDSFAERAAWWRVQTENGTRSISRSFAEVLTRGAVQHIRIDREDPRYDVAVKYDFDNATVVPITFDAETRGAASFSGDPADLDEIAPSLRIVCYALLTQARLLGGTPVPTASLLTPRERQVMELSAEGLTSEGVANRLGMSARTVNQHLDNVSAKLGTRNRVHTVAEAIRRGLLG, encoded by the coding sequence ATGCTGCCTTTCGTCGACGTGATCCTGCAACGGTTGCCAGAAACGGAAAGCGACGCCGAACTCGAGATCCTCCTGGGAGATCTGGCGGAGCAACTTGGTTATCGGAGCGCCTACCTCCTTGATTTTCCCGCTGATGCGACCCGGCCGATCCGGCTTTGGGACAGCTTTGCCGAACGCGCCGCGTGGTGGAGGGTCCAGACCGAAAACGGCACCCGCTCGATCAGCCGCTCCTTCGCCGAAGTGCTCACGCGCGGGGCTGTGCAGCACATCCGGATCGATCGCGAGGATCCCCGCTATGATGTTGCGGTAAAGTACGACTTCGACAATGCCACGGTCGTTCCGATCACCTTTGACGCCGAGACCCGCGGCGCCGCTAGCTTTTCTGGCGATCCAGCCGACCTCGACGAAATCGCGCCTTCGCTGCGGATCGTATGCTACGCGCTGTTGACCCAGGCGAGGCTGCTTGGGGGAACACCTGTTCCCACGGCCAGCCTGCTGACGCCGCGCGAACGCCAGGTCATGGAACTATCGGCAGAGGGCCTCACTTCGGAAGGCGTGGCCAACAGGCTCGGCATGTCGGCCCGCACGGTCAACCAGCACCTGGACAATGTCTCCGCCAAGCTCGGCACCCGCAACCGGGTGCACACCGTCGCCGAAGCCATCCGCCGCGGCCTCCTGGGCTAG
- a CDS encoding SRPBCC family protein, whose amino-acid sequence MAHEQSHDDAPKRAQKDDKDGELAIVGKSILINRPRAELFAYWRDFSNLPTFMNAIEKIEAHDNQRSTWTIKAPAGQHVTIETETTAVRENDTIGWRSTEQSQVRTVGLVTFADAPAGRGTVVTAEIAYEPPGGDVGRLIAKLFRAEPNIQARHELKRFKMLMETGEIATGANTKSTDGEH is encoded by the coding sequence ATGGCACACGAGCAATCCCACGACGACGCCCCCAAACGCGCGCAAAAGGATGACAAAGACGGTGAGCTTGCCATTGTCGGCAAGAGCATCCTTATCAATCGACCTCGCGCCGAACTCTTCGCCTACTGGCGCGACTTCAGCAACCTTCCAACCTTCATGAACGCCATCGAAAAGATAGAGGCGCATGACAACCAGCGCTCGACCTGGACGATCAAGGCGCCGGCCGGTCAGCACGTGACCATCGAGACCGAAACGACCGCGGTGCGGGAGAACGACACGATCGGCTGGCGGTCGACCGAACAGTCACAGGTCAGAACGGTCGGGCTTGTGACATTCGCCGACGCCCCTGCTGGCCGCGGCACCGTGGTGACTGCGGAGATCGCATATGAGCCCCCCGGTGGTGACGTCGGGCGACTGATCGCCAAGCTCTTCCGCGCCGAGCCCAATATCCAGGCGCGACATGAGCTGAAGCGGTTCAAGATGCTCATGGAAACGGGCGAAATCGCCACCGGAGCCAATACCAAATCCACCGATGGAGAGCACTGA
- a CDS encoding ferritin-like domain-containing protein → MTTSSHDLFVTGLKNAHAMENQALSIMKPQASRIENYPDVEAMLKRHITETEGQIERLEAILDGLDEDRSALKDMALSLAGTFAAVGHTVAPDEIVKNSFANFAFENFEIAAYKSLIALAEASGNTQAIEALEANLDEEIAMAEWLDANIETVTLQFAALKEAGETAKK, encoded by the coding sequence ATGACCACATCGTCCCACGATCTTTTTGTCACCGGGCTTAAGAATGCCCACGCCATGGAAAACCAGGCGCTATCCATCATGAAGCCGCAGGCCAGCCGCATCGAGAACTATCCTGATGTCGAGGCAATGTTGAAGCGCCACATCACGGAAACAGAAGGACAGATCGAGCGGCTCGAAGCCATCCTTGATGGCTTGGACGAAGACCGTTCCGCTCTCAAGGACATGGCGTTATCCCTAGCCGGAACCTTTGCGGCAGTTGGACATACTGTCGCTCCCGATGAGATCGTCAAGAACTCCTTCGCCAACTTCGCTTTCGAGAATTTTGAGATCGCCGCCTACAAGTCTCTAATCGCTCTGGCCGAAGCCTCCGGCAACACGCAAGCCATCGAGGCGCTCGAAGCCAATCTCGATGAAGAGATCGCCATGGCCGAATGGCTCGATGCCAACATCGAAACCGTGACGCTGCAATTTGCGGCGCTCAAGGAAGCGGGCGAAACCGCCAAGAAGTGA
- a CDS encoding zinc-dependent alcohol dehydrogenase — protein sequence MRALTWHGNNDVRVDTHPDPEIINPRDVILKVTSTAICGSDLHLYDGVIPGMKSGDILGHEFMGEVVEVGPRSTLTKGQRVVVPFTISCGQCFFCQQQQFSACDNGNPVEKQDASEMLYGHAMGAAFGYSHLTGGYAGGQAEYVRVPFSDVGPIVVPDGMEDDDVLFLSDILPTGWMAAENAQITPGDTVAIWGAGPVGLFAVQSAVIMGAEQVIVIDHHPHRLELATKFGAKIINFEETHVREALMEMTGGLGPDAVIDAVGMEAHGFVADNVLDLIKQKIGPGADRGHALRQAILAVRKGGRVSVPGVYGGMLDKWPLGAMMEKGLQIKGGQTHTQKYTHDLLRRIQEGEIDTTFLISHRLSLEDAPTGYKNFHDKQNEWTKVVLKPGMA from the coding sequence ATGCGCGCCCTGACCTGGCACGGCAACAACGACGTTCGCGTCGATACTCACCCCGATCCCGAGATTATCAATCCGCGTGACGTCATCCTCAAGGTGACGTCCACGGCAATCTGCGGATCGGATCTGCATCTTTACGATGGTGTCATCCCGGGCATGAAATCGGGCGACATTCTGGGCCATGAATTCATGGGTGAGGTCGTCGAGGTCGGCCCCAGGAGCACGCTCACCAAGGGCCAGCGCGTCGTTGTTCCCTTCACCATTTCTTGCGGACAATGCTTCTTCTGCCAGCAGCAGCAGTTCTCCGCCTGCGACAACGGAAATCCGGTTGAAAAACAGGATGCATCCGAAATGCTTTATGGCCACGCCATGGGCGCAGCCTTCGGTTATTCGCATCTCACCGGCGGCTATGCCGGCGGCCAGGCGGAATATGTACGCGTGCCATTCTCCGATGTTGGCCCAATCGTTGTTCCCGACGGCATGGAGGACGATGACGTCCTGTTCTTGTCCGATATTCTGCCGACGGGATGGATGGCTGCTGAAAACGCCCAGATCACGCCCGGCGACACAGTCGCGATATGGGGCGCAGGTCCCGTCGGCCTTTTCGCCGTCCAGAGTGCAGTCATCATGGGCGCCGAACAGGTGATCGTCATCGACCATCACCCCCATCGGCTGGAACTGGCGACGAAGTTCGGTGCCAAGATCATCAACTTCGAAGAGACGCATGTCCGCGAGGCGCTGATGGAAATGACCGGCGGACTCGGACCCGATGCCGTGATCGATGCCGTGGGCATGGAAGCGCATGGCTTTGTCGCCGACAATGTCCTCGACCTCATCAAGCAAAAGATCGGTCCGGGGGCCGATCGCGGCCATGCCCTGCGCCAGGCGATCCTGGCGGTTCGAAAGGGAGGGCGCGTTTCGGTCCCAGGCGTCTATGGCGGCATGCTCGACAAGTGGCCCCTGGGCGCGATGATGGAGAAGGGTCTCCAGATCAAGGGCGGCCAGACCCACACCCAGAAGTACACCCACGATCTGCTGCGCCGGATCCAGGAAGGCGAGATCGACACGACCTTTCTGATCAGCCACCGGCTGTCCCTCGAGGACGCGCCGACTGGCTACAAGAACTTTCACGACAAGCAGAACGAATGGACCAAGGTGGTGCTCAAGCCGGGCATGGCCTGA